In Triticum aestivum cultivar Chinese Spring chromosome 5B, IWGSC CS RefSeq v2.1, whole genome shotgun sequence, the following proteins share a genomic window:
- the LOC123117413 gene encoding uncharacterized protein, translating to MGTTGGGRSGEVALQDELGSMQTSRPARIRPSSPPIAATRDASLKEAAPPPSLDPPHQPTQRAPCCLFPSAWRRLLLQEGALRDEEEATLSMSKAMVHKGCTMAKTKTQN from the exons ATGGGAACGACTGGCGGCGGCAGATCGGGGGAGGTCGCCCTACAGGACGAGCTCGGATCCATGCAAACATCCCGCCCTGCGAGGATCCGGCCCTCTTCTCCCCCAATTGCAGCGACCAGGGATGCCAGCTTGAAGGAGGCCGCCCCGCCGCCGAGCTTGGATCCACCGCATCAACCCACCCAGCGAGCACCCTGCTGTCTTTTCCCCAGCGCCTGGCGACGTCTCTTG CTCCAGGAAGGGGCTTTGAGAGATGAAGAGGAAGCCACCCTTTCTATGTCCAAAGCAATG GTACATAAAGGTTGTACCATGGCAAAAACGAAAACGCAAAACTGA